In a genomic window of Tachysurus vachellii isolate PV-2020 chromosome 13, HZAU_Pvac_v1, whole genome shotgun sequence:
- the map7d3 gene encoding ensconsin isoform X3 — translation MAEGTTSLKGLRAQMAAAAQAQAEERRSLAVTSPAPVTDSATKSHTKPAARGSQILERERKAKLQVEKQMEEKHRKLEEQRRKEEQRRAAVEEKRKQKQEEEKEHYAAVMRRTMERSHRVEQRQKRWSWSGLSDSDNRNGESDSGPNSSPVTIVISPASPVSKPTRSATPQDKRSSSTTNLKQSADSAISKRLSSSSATLPSTPDKSAKRRSSSLNRLPSNVPRVSKEAHKQPQVEKTDPVLKKRSSSLSRVGNRAPPTGKPEKLAPSESAQRPLAYMDSSVLSRLLTPTQASLARSKSAAALSANGTDETESHLCPRSVSSTPLPSTRGPLRSRSIDRQKNTPSTTSASSESISNTAQKAEKDKSFTSPAAKRPPSPTTVPSRHRSPSPSPVSGPRRAPSPGAAKQSPRYRPPSPSGVKQRPPSPQPTSKPPPIQKPALTPTGPPILRKRESKPKDASPMTAQTSQLQDTSTTSPASSTKPKDDPSLKTTASTNSAAEAAKILAENRRLVREQKEKDEQLRLQREEEEKVRKEEEKRLAEEERVRRLEEEKVQAEEKKKEEEENARKAEEERKRLELEEQQKRAELQKEREEAEAKALEEAEKQRQERERIMQQNQQERMERKKRIEEIMKRTRKMDQNDDKGNDEGGILDENGDGDDDQLNCEKEDQSVPSMQNMVIDQSVVQEKGMTLEEGHLESEPLNNMKEHCIVNDKVNNNDLSAAQPTAVSNSHPQTHLMEGSEFVNEDCKNGVNGKEGSWSFEEFIDLGVHTKVRPDSCNQGLIDCGVGPDGPRVAFDDKSAPGNTLRPVQPIEALSEI, via the exons CTGCAGCTGCGCAGGCACAGGCCGAAGAGCGGCGGAGCCTGGCCGTGACCAGCCCAGCACCAGTTACAGACAGTGCTACAAAGAGCCATACCAAACCAG CGGCACGTGGGTCTCAGATTCTAGAGCGGGAACGTAAGGCCAAGCTTCAGGTTGAGAAGCAGATGGAGGAGAAACATAGAAAGCTAGAGGAGCAACGCAGGAAAGAGGAGCAGAGAAGAGCTGCTGTGGAGGAAAAGAGGAAACagaagcaggaggaggagaag GAGCACTATGCGGCAGTGATGCGGCGCACTATGGAGCGCAGTCACAGAGTGGAGCAGAGGCAGAAGAGATGGTCATGGAGTGGTCTGTCTGACTCTGACAACAGAAATG GTGAGAGCGACAGTGGCCCCAACTCCTCCCCAGTCACTATAGTAATCTCCCCAGCCTCTCCGGTCTCCAAGCCTACCAGAAGCGCCACACCACAAG ACAAGCGTTCTTCCTCTACTACAAACCTCAAACAGTCTGCCGACTCCGCTATCAGCAAGCGCCTCTCCTCTTCATCCGCCACCCTCCCCAGCACTCCTGACAAAA GTGCAAAGCGGAGGAGTTCATCTTTGAACCGGTTGCCTAGCAATGTCCCTCGGGTTTCTAAGGAAGCGCATAAACAGCCTCAGGTGGAAAAGACAG ATCCTGTCCTGAAGAAACGGAGCTCCTCCCTTTCCCGTGTAGGGAATAGAGCTCCACCCACTGGCAAACCAGAGAAACTCGCACCCAGTGAATCAG cCCAGCGCCCGTTGGCCTACATGGACAGCAGTGTCCTCAGTCGTCTCCTCACCCCTACCCAGGCCTCTCTAGCTAGGAGCAAGAGTGCAGCAGCCCTTTCAGCGAATGGAACGGATGAGACAG AGTCTCACCTGTGTCCTCGATCAGTGTCCTCCACACCGCTGCCTTCCACCCGTGGCCCCCTGCGAAGTCGCAGCATTGATCGCCAAAAGAACACCCCTAGCACTACCTCTGCTTCTTCTGAATCCATCTCGAACACGGCTCAG AAAGCTGAAAAGGACAAGTCCTTCACTTCACCTGCAGCAAAACGTCCTCCTTCCCCTACCACTGTTCCTAGCCGCCATCGCTCTCCCTCACCAAGCCCTGTCAGTGGTCCCAGGAGAGCACCATCACCTGGAGCAGCCAA GCAAAGCCCTCGTTATCGTCCACCTTCCCCTAGTGGAGTGAAGCAGAGGCCTCCATCCCCTCAGCCCACTTCCAAACCTCCCCCTATCCAGAAACCTGCCCTCACTCCAACTGGCCCTCCTATCCTGAGGAAGAGAGAGTCCAAGCCCAAAGACGCATCTCCAATGACTGCTCAAACATCGCAACTTCAAGATACGAGCACTACCAGCCCAGCATCCAGCACCAAACCCAAAGATG ATCCTAGTCTGAAAACCACAGCCAGCACTAACTCTGCTGCCGAAGCTGCTAAGATCCTGGCAGAGAACCGGCGGCTGGTTCGTGAGCAGAAGGAGAAAGATGAACAGCTCAGattacagagagaggaagaggagaa GGTGagaaaagaggaggaaaagCGTCTGGCtgaggaggagagagtgaggcgtctggaggaggagaaggttcaagcagaggagaaaaagaaggaagaggaggagaacgCTCGTAAagcagaagaggagagaaagagactggaGCTGGAGGAGCAACAGAAACGAGCCGAGTTACAGAAAGAG CGAGAGGAGGCAGAAGCAAAGGCTCTGGAGGAGGCAGAGAAGCAACGACAGGAGAGAGAGCGCATCATGCAGCAAAACCAGCAAGAGCGCATGGAGAGGAAGAAG AGAATTGAGGAAATTATGAAGAGAACCAGAAAAATGGACCAAAATGATGATaag GGTAACGATGAGGGAGGCATTCTAGACGAGAACGGTGACGGTGACGATGACCAGCTAAACTGTGAAAAGG AGGACCAATCTGTGCCTTCCATGCAAAACATGGTCATTGACCAGTCTGTTGTCCAGGAGAAAGGCATGACTTTAGAAGAAGGTCATCTGGAATCAGAGCCACTTAACAACATGAAAGAACACTGCATAGTGAATGACAAAGTAAACAACAACGATCTCAGTGCAGCACAGCCCACAGCCGTCAG TAATTCTCACCCACAGACACATCTGATGGAGGGCTCAGAGTTTGTGAACGAGGACTGTAAGAATGGGGTGAATGGGAAAGAAGGCTCCTGGAGCTTTGAAGAGTTCATTGATCTGGGAGTTCACACTAAAGTCCGGCCCGATTCCTGTAATCAGGGTCTAATAGATTGTGGTGTGGGACCTGATGGGCCCAGAGTGGCCTTCGATGACAAGTCGGCCCCTGGGAACACCCTCCGTCCTGTTCAACCCATTGAAGCCCTTTCTG AGATTTGA